Proteins found in one Amycolatopsis umgeniensis genomic segment:
- a CDS encoding Gfo/Idh/MocA family protein, producing the protein MTTHKIALIGTGNMGSLHARVLAANERVDLVRVIDPREEAGRKVAERYETQWTPEIGSLSDVDAVVLASATEAHYELAQEILGQGKPLLVEKPVCNSLEFSKEIVGLSAKKDVPLMCGLLERYNPAVMTARALVNEPIHLMARRHGPYAPRIKTGVAWDLLVHDVDLAIQFFGGATPQRVASGAGYFHPNSVEGAEDTIETVLSFESGLATVSASRLGQRKVRSLWVSELDRMIEIDLLRRDVTIYRHVSHDSVTPDGLGYRQQTVIEIPELVTAREPLATQLDRFLELLEGKIDADTERDLILPSHAVVDQVLTQAAA; encoded by the coding sequence ATGACCACCCACAAGATCGCCCTCATCGGCACCGGCAACATGGGTTCGCTGCACGCCCGTGTCCTCGCCGCGAACGAGCGCGTGGACCTCGTCCGCGTGATCGACCCGCGTGAAGAGGCGGGCCGCAAGGTCGCCGAGCGCTACGAAACCCAGTGGACGCCCGAAATCGGCTCACTGTCCGATGTGGACGCCGTCGTGCTCGCCTCGGCCACCGAGGCGCATTACGAGCTGGCGCAGGAGATCCTGGGCCAGGGCAAGCCGTTGCTGGTCGAGAAGCCGGTGTGCAACAGCCTCGAGTTCTCCAAGGAGATCGTCGGGCTTTCGGCGAAGAAGGACGTCCCGCTGATGTGCGGGCTCCTGGAGCGCTACAACCCGGCCGTGATGACCGCGCGGGCGCTGGTCAACGAGCCGATCCACCTGATGGCCCGTCGTCACGGCCCCTACGCGCCGCGTATCAAGACCGGTGTCGCGTGGGACCTGCTGGTGCACGACGTCGACCTGGCGATCCAGTTCTTCGGCGGCGCGACCCCGCAGCGGGTCGCCTCCGGAGCGGGCTACTTCCACCCGAACTCGGTCGAAGGCGCCGAAGACACCATCGAGACGGTGCTGTCGTTCGAGTCCGGGCTCGCCACGGTTTCCGCGTCCCGCCTCGGCCAGCGCAAGGTCCGCTCGCTGTGGGTGTCCGAACTGGACCGCATGATCGAGATCGACCTGCTCCGCCGCGACGTCACCATCTACCGGCACGTCTCGCACGACTCGGTCACCCCGGACGGCCTCGGCTACCGGCAGCAGACCGTCATCGAGATCCCGGAACTGGTCACCGCGCGCGAGCCTCTCGCGACCCAGCTGGACCGGTTCCTCGAGCTGCTCGAAGGCAAGATCGACGCCGACACCGAGCGCGACCTGATCCTGCCCTCGCACGCCGTCGTCGACCAGGTGCTGACGCAAGCCGCCGCCTGA
- a CDS encoding DegT/DnrJ/EryC1/StrS family aminotransferase has protein sequence MIPITVVDVRDAEDLVVEVLRSGAIAQGPMVKRFEDAFASVSGTKHAIAVNNGTTALVAAIQALDLKPGDEVVTSPFTFVATLNAILEAGATVRFADIRRDDFAIDPDAVAAAITDRTKVLMPVHLYGQTADMGKLAPLAAEHGLKVIEDSAQAVGASFEGKQAGSFGIGCFSLYATKNITTAEGGVITTDDDELADALRVLRNQGMRARYQYEVAGHNYRMTDLHAAVGIPQLEKLDQLTAARQANAKRLSEGLAGTPGLDIPQVLPGREHVWHQYTVLVGPHAFLSRDELAAALTEKGIGNGIYYPKIVFDYDCYRNNPLIPDAKVEDFPVAASVAAQALSLPVHPHLSESDLDTIIETVREVLGA, from the coding sequence ATGATCCCCATTACCGTGGTCGACGTCCGTGACGCGGAGGACCTCGTCGTCGAGGTGCTGCGATCCGGCGCCATCGCACAGGGACCGATGGTCAAGCGCTTCGAGGACGCGTTCGCGAGCGTTTCCGGCACGAAGCACGCGATCGCCGTCAACAACGGCACCACCGCGCTGGTCGCCGCCATCCAGGCGCTCGACCTCAAGCCGGGCGACGAGGTGGTCACCTCGCCGTTCACCTTCGTGGCCACGCTCAACGCGATCCTGGAGGCGGGCGCGACCGTCCGCTTCGCCGACATCCGCCGCGACGACTTCGCGATCGACCCGGACGCCGTCGCCGCCGCCATCACCGACCGCACCAAGGTCCTGATGCCCGTGCACCTCTACGGGCAGACAGCGGACATGGGCAAGCTCGCGCCGCTGGCCGCCGAGCACGGTCTCAAGGTGATCGAGGATTCCGCGCAGGCCGTCGGCGCCTCCTTCGAGGGCAAGCAGGCCGGATCCTTCGGGATCGGCTGTTTCTCCTTGTACGCCACCAAGAACATCACCACCGCCGAGGGCGGCGTCATCACCACGGATGACGACGAGCTGGCCGACGCGCTGCGCGTGCTGCGCAACCAGGGCATGCGCGCCCGGTACCAGTACGAGGTCGCCGGGCACAACTACCGGATGACCGATCTGCACGCCGCCGTCGGCATCCCGCAGCTGGAGAAGCTCGACCAGCTCACCGCCGCCCGTCAGGCCAACGCGAAGCGCCTCTCCGAAGGCCTCGCCGGCACGCCGGGTCTGGACATCCCGCAGGTCCTGCCGGGCCGCGAACACGTGTGGCACCAGTACACCGTGCTGGTCGGCCCGCACGCCTTCCTCTCGCGCGACGAGCTCGCCGCGGCCCTCACCGAAAAGGGCATCGGCAACGGGATCTACTACCCGAAGATCGTCTTCGACTACGACTGCTACCGGAACAACCCGCTGATCCCCGACGCGAAGGTCGAGGACTTCCCGGTGGCCGCTTCCGTCGCGGCACAGGCGCTTTCGCTGCCCGTGCACCCGCACCTTTCCGAGTCCGACCTGGACACCATCATCGAAACGGTTCGCGAGGTGCTCGGCGCATGA
- a CDS encoding UDP-N-acetylglucosamine acyltransferase yields the protein MVNRIHPTAVIGEGVELGEDNVIGPFTVIVGPARIGDGNWIGPHVTIGTPGEDRGREHPAAWESAPNGDPDHDGHGVVIGSRNRIREYVSVHQGTWRTTTIGDGGYFLRGSHIAHDCLVEDAVTVASNVITGGHCHIWAGANLGMGAILHQRVVIGPGAMVGMSSAVRKEVGAFTIAVGNPARVTGVNTVGLSRRGLDEATIEALGPWLKGKAGLPEDGLADRLPGDLSTLVKAWDARPRD from the coding sequence GTGGTGAACCGCATCCACCCGACAGCAGTCATCGGCGAGGGTGTCGAGCTCGGTGAAGACAACGTGATCGGACCGTTCACGGTCATCGTGGGCCCGGCGCGGATCGGTGACGGCAACTGGATCGGCCCGCATGTGACCATCGGGACCCCCGGCGAGGATCGCGGCCGTGAGCACCCCGCCGCCTGGGAGTCCGCGCCGAACGGTGATCCCGATCACGACGGCCACGGCGTGGTCATCGGCAGCCGCAACCGGATCCGCGAGTACGTGAGCGTCCACCAGGGCACCTGGCGCACCACCACCATCGGGGACGGCGGCTACTTCCTCCGCGGCTCCCACATCGCCCACGACTGCCTGGTCGAGGACGCCGTCACGGTCGCTTCGAACGTGATCACCGGTGGCCACTGCCACATCTGGGCCGGGGCGAACCTGGGCATGGGCGCGATCCTGCACCAGCGGGTCGTGATCGGCCCCGGCGCGATGGTCGGGATGAGCTCCGCCGTCCGCAAGGAGGTGGGCGCGTTCACCATCGCCGTCGGCAACCCCGCGCGGGTGACCGGCGTCAACACCGTGGGACTTTCCCGCCGGGGCCTGGACGAGGCCACCATCGAGGCATTGGGACCGTGGCTGAAGGGTAAGGCCGGTCTCCCTGAGGACGGGCTGGCCGACCGGCTGCCCGGCGACCTCTCTACCTTGGTGAAGGCGTGGGACGCCCGTCCGCGCGACTAG
- a CDS encoding acyl carrier protein has translation MAEVAGKLREVFVEALDLDGEVDVENLKYRDIEAWDSVGHMALVAAIEDEFDVEFDTDQVIDMSSFKVAVDMVTDLQSK, from the coding sequence ATGGCGGAAGTCGCCGGCAAGCTGCGTGAGGTCTTCGTCGAGGCGCTGGACCTCGATGGCGAGGTCGACGTCGAAAACCTGAAGTACCGCGACATCGAGGCCTGGGACTCGGTCGGTCACATGGCGCTGGTCGCGGCCATCGAGGACGAGTTCGATGTGGAATTCGACACCGACCAGGTGATCGACATGTCCAGCTTCAAGGTCGCCGTCGACATGGTCACCGACCTCCAGTCCAAGTGA
- a CDS encoding SDR family NAD(P)-dependent oxidoreductase, with translation MLDGKIALVTGGTRGIGLATARALAEAGATVVLTGRDETKAKEAAAAAGAASGLALDVTDAKAVSTLVRGVAKEHGKLDIVVANAGIMEDALLGMIREELVDTTLSTNVAGTLHTVQAAARAMMRKKTGAIVVLASIVGEHGSAGQTVYAASKAAVANIARSAAKELGRSGIRVNAVAPGVIETDLTSGLTEDAKAENIGKTPLGRLGTPEDVANAIRFLVSDDASFITGQVLGIDGGLVL, from the coding sequence ATGTTGGACGGCAAGATCGCCCTGGTCACCGGGGGTACCCGAGGTATCGGCCTGGCCACCGCGCGGGCGCTCGCCGAAGCGGGCGCCACCGTCGTCCTGACCGGCCGCGACGAGACCAAGGCCAAGGAAGCGGCCGCCGCCGCGGGTGCCGCGAGCGGGCTCGCCCTGGACGTCACCGACGCCAAGGCCGTCTCGACGCTCGTCCGCGGTGTGGCCAAGGAGCACGGCAAGCTCGACATCGTGGTCGCCAACGCCGGGATCATGGAGGACGCGCTCCTCGGCATGATCCGCGAGGAACTCGTCGACACCACGCTGAGCACGAACGTCGCGGGCACGCTGCACACCGTCCAGGCCGCGGCCAGGGCGATGATGCGCAAGAAGACCGGCGCCATCGTGGTGCTGGCCTCGATCGTGGGCGAGCACGGAAGCGCCGGTCAGACGGTGTACGCGGCTTCGAAGGCGGCGGTGGCGAACATCGCGCGATCGGCCGCGAAGGAACTCGGCCGGTCCGGGATCCGGGTCAACGCGGTGGCGCCGGGCGTCATCGAAACCGACCTGACCTCGGGGCTGACCGAGGACGCCAAGGCCGAGAACATCGGCAAGACCCCCCTCGGACGGCTCGGGACGCCCGAGGACGTGGCGAACGCGATCCGGTTCCTCGTCAGTGATGACGCTTCGTTCATCACCGGCCAGGTGCTGGGCATCGACGGAGGACTTGTTCTGTAA
- a CDS encoding AMP-binding protein, translating to MTLLGVGARLIDVTSGKTLAGEELDTEVTRVGAALSLLPPGALFARMSVDLPSVLNYLGAFEAGRAIALIDPALDADVLAGLIERFRPAAVLSAPDAPAPEGYGVSDGHWVRESAEGVEPHPQLAVLLPTSGSTGNPKLVRLSRGAVYANADAIAQVLGIDRDEVAPTSLPLHYSYGLSVLNSHLVRGATVVIEPSGVLGRGFWDAVNEYKVTSLAGVPYHYEMLRRLKFDPAKYPTLRTLTQAGGKLRDDLVAQFNDKIREVGGRMFVMYGQTEAAPRMTTVPAERLAEKLGSAGPALPGGSFAVRREDGSETQHPKIVGEVVYRGPNVMMGYAEDEAGLAAGDEYGGVLATGDLGYLDEDGFLYITGRLKRIGKVFGNRVSLDDLEHAVRSASVGIDVVAAVAAGDKVVLFAEGADKDICKDASKALSERLHLHTSGFDVRPIDTVPLLASGKIDYRSLEAQV from the coding sequence ATGACCCTGTTGGGTGTGGGCGCGCGACTGATCGACGTCACGAGCGGCAAGACGCTCGCGGGCGAGGAACTCGACACCGAGGTCACCCGCGTGGGGGCCGCGTTGTCGCTGCTGCCGCCGGGCGCGCTGTTCGCGCGGATGTCGGTGGACCTGCCCAGCGTGCTGAACTACCTCGGCGCGTTCGAGGCGGGCCGCGCGATCGCGCTGATCGACCCGGCGCTCGACGCCGACGTCCTGGCGGGGCTCATCGAGCGTTTCCGCCCGGCCGCCGTGCTGTCGGCGCCGGACGCGCCCGCACCCGAGGGTTACGGCGTCTCCGACGGGCACTGGGTCCGGGAGTCCGCCGAAGGTGTCGAGCCGCATCCCCAGCTGGCGGTCCTCCTGCCGACCAGCGGTTCCACCGGCAACCCGAAGCTGGTCCGGCTCTCGCGGGGCGCCGTCTACGCCAACGCCGACGCGATCGCGCAGGTGCTCGGCATCGACCGCGACGAGGTCGCGCCGACCAGTCTCCCGCTGCACTACAGCTACGGCCTGTCCGTGCTGAACTCCCACCTCGTCCGCGGCGCGACCGTGGTCATCGAGCCCTCGGGCGTGCTCGGGCGCGGCTTCTGGGACGCGGTCAACGAGTACAAGGTGACGTCGCTCGCCGGGGTCCCGTACCACTACGAGATGCTGCGGCGCCTCAAGTTCGACCCGGCGAAGTACCCGACGCTGCGCACGCTGACCCAGGCGGGCGGCAAGCTCCGCGACGACCTCGTCGCCCAGTTCAACGACAAGATCCGCGAGGTCGGCGGGCGGATGTTCGTCATGTACGGGCAGACCGAGGCCGCCCCGCGGATGACCACCGTCCCAGCGGAGCGGCTCGCGGAAAAGCTCGGCTCCGCCGGGCCCGCACTGCCCGGCGGCTCGTTCGCCGTCCGGCGTGAGGACGGCTCCGAGACCCAGCATCCGAAGATCGTCGGAGAGGTCGTCTACCGCGGTCCCAACGTGATGATGGGCTACGCCGAAGACGAGGCCGGGCTGGCCGCGGGCGACGAATACGGTGGCGTACTGGCCACCGGCGACCTCGGCTACCTCGACGAGGACGGGTTCCTCTACATCACCGGACGCCTCAAGCGGATCGGCAAGGTCTTCGGCAATCGGGTCAGCCTGGATGATCTCGAGCACGCCGTGCGTTCTGCTTCGGTGGGGATCGACGTCGTGGCCGCCGTCGCGGCCGGGGACAAGGTCGTCCTGTTCGCCGAAGGCGCCGACAAGGACATCTGCAAGGACGCGTCGAAGGCGCTGTCCGAGCGGCTGCACCTGCACACGAGCGGGTTCGACGTCCGCCCCATCGACACCGTGCCGCTGCTCGCCAGCGGCAAGATCGACTACCGGTCGCTGGAGGCCCAGGTATGA